The Manihot esculenta cultivar AM560-2 chromosome 8, M.esculenta_v8, whole genome shotgun sequence genomic interval GATTCCGCGTAAAATTTTCTACGGAGGAGTGACGCTTTCAAATTGATGGCAACCTCTAATCTTGACTCCTACCACCTCCTCCATTTTGCTGTTGATTATCTCGCAGCACTGCCTACGTGGTGCCTGTTCATGCAATCGTTCAAATTCCAAACGTGTTAGACACTATCCCAATTCAATTGTCATGAATTTCTATGCAAAACCCTTGCGTTTTCTCATACTCTCCCACCATTTGCGCATAAAAAATTGGTATAAAATCGCAGGAAATTTCGAAATTAACAATTCACTTCCTAACAAACTGTTCatagataatttttaattagattgAGTCCATATagatataaattattatctattcgtattgaaaaaaaaaaaaaaaaaaagtgtgaaAGAGGCAAAGCAAAAAGGAAAAGTTAGCTCACCATATTCCAAATGTCAGGCTTCAAAGTGGAACTTGTCACATTGACAAACTGAACTGCCTGAATAGAAGCATAGTCCGGTCGGTCACAACCTTCATTTCCTTTCTCCACGTGTCTTCTGTACGTGGTCAAGGTCTGACCCTGCCCAACACTCTCAACCCGATCCAAGAAATATACAACGGGTCTCTCACACGGGTCATGACTCATGGGTTGAGTGTTGAACGTAAATGGACCATTGCTCCAACTCCGCCATGTTTGAAACGTTTGAAACGCAGTCTCAAGTTGCTTAGCCGTTGCCAAGTATGGATATAACTGTATGGTGTAGCCCCAAGAGACTGACACCGATCTACTACGGTTCCAATCGTAACAGAAACTGTGCTGTAGAGTCCGACCCGGATCCATTCCGTAAGGTTTGATGAGCTTATTGAGCGAGTCAATCTGAGTCATATCTGGAAATATTGATTGTACATAGTCTAGGTGGTGGAGAGAGACCAATGGCGCTAGTGGGTGTGAGGCTAGTAAACCATATGGGTTTCCTCTTATATCAACCTGCAATCACCATTCACCAACCAATCAATAACAAACGGCAATGAATTCggaaatttttttacttttaagcaGAAATGTTAAGAACTGTGTTTCAATGGAGTCCATTGGATCTACAAATCAACAAAAGACTAGGCTCGAGAGGGACCTGGTGGAAACCAAGCTCTTTGGTGAGAGAAACACCAATCTCGCTCATGCAAGCCTGAACTCTCTGATCGGAGCCGTAAAAAAATGAGTATCGATCAACGCAGCCATCCAAAACTCTGACGAGCTCCTTGGCTAGAGGATAACTAATAGCAAATCCACCACCCCCATAAGCCATTGTATACGAGTGTATCACGTCTTGCTCAACACTCTCCGAATTGCCTCCGATATAATACATCTGATTATGATCGTATTTTGCTAATATCATCACTAGATTCTCTACAAAAAATACTGTATCATCATCTCCCATCACAAACCACCTCACGTTATCAAATCCCAGCTCAAAGCTTTCTTTAACAATCCGTGCAATATGCAGAGCAGAGCGAGAACCATACGAGCAGTTGTACTTGAACATCGATGTATCCTCCGAGACTTTATAAGGAGGGGAGGTTTTCGGCCACTCTTCTGTCTCTGGAGGTTTCTCGTCAAGCCAAACATAACCTCGAGTAATTTCAGGCCTCCACCATAGCTCACAGTAGTGCCGCCGCTGATTCCATGTCTTTGCAGACCCACCAATGCCAAATAAAATATGGGATACATTTGTTTCTTGATAGTTATCGCCAGAAGCGTTATTACTCTTGAATAACTTCCGGTGACCGTATAGTAAAACTCGATCGCATTGAGGACAAGAAAACCACTGGGATTGATTAGAAAAAGCAGAGTAAAAAAGGAGAGAGATTGAAACAACAGTGCCCACAAGAAGAGTTGCTTTAACGAATAAAGAGAAGATATCAGCGGCTTTAACTGTCGGAAAAACCAGGAATTTCCAGAATTTGAAAGGATCATGCATTGTTTTTCTGGGAGAAGACATA includes:
- the LOC110621396 gene encoding uncharacterized protein LOC110621396, with the translated sequence MSSPRKTMHDPFKFWKFLVFPTVKAADIFSLFVKATLLVGTVVSISLLFYSAFSNQSQWFSCPQCDRVLLYGHRKLFKSNNASGDNYQETNVSHILFGIGGSAKTWNQRRHYCELWWRPEITRGYVWLDEKPPETEEWPKTSPPYKVSEDTSMFKYNCSYGSRSALHIARIVKESFELGFDNVRWFVMGDDDTVFFVENLVMILAKYDHNQMYYIGGNSESVEQDVIHSYTMAYGGGGFAISYPLAKELVRVLDGCVDRYSFFYGSDQRVQACMSEIGVSLTKELGFHQVDIRGNPYGLLASHPLAPLVSLHHLDYVQSIFPDMTQIDSLNKLIKPYGMDPGRTLQHSFCYDWNRSRSVSVSWGYTIQLYPYLATAKQLETAFQTFQTWRSWSNGPFTFNTQPMSHDPCERPVVYFLDRVESVGQGQTLTTYRRHVEKGNEGCDRPDYASIQAVQFVNVTSSTLKPDIWNMAPRRQCCEIINSKMEEVVGVKIRGCHQFESVTPP